In the genome of Microbacterium endophyticum, one region contains:
- a CDS encoding ATP-binding protein: MSTAVPISRPPLRRPRECLISGTCEGLAAHLGWSVAWTRMLFVTLVLLSGAGILLYVWIWAFTKWDETLSGSPSRRAPVAWIFASAASAGLLVMVVWALTRGAGGIGFVVTADWNLLLAVTAASAVAAGIWATFIDGADTARGPKHVLSVRLTVTALLAVLFLVEVALLRQGGLYAFAGALIALAGVVLVYSSVFIEKIRELSGERVKRIREEQRSEMAAHLHDSVLQTLALIQNRAGASSEAARLARAQERELRAWLYDGDAPADSDLPTDLRDYAAALEIDFAVRIDVVSTGASAERASGELAAAAREAMLNAARHAGGEVSVYIEGTSDYVEVFVRDRGPGFDLDAVPDDRLGVRQSILGRIRRTGGAATVHAGSGGIGVDVHLRTMNDNSKSSSGAS; the protein is encoded by the coding sequence ATGTCCACAGCTGTCCCGATCTCGCGGCCACCCCTTCGGCGTCCGCGAGAGTGCCTGATCTCAGGCACGTGCGAGGGCCTTGCCGCCCACCTGGGATGGAGCGTCGCGTGGACACGCATGCTCTTCGTCACGCTCGTGCTGCTTTCGGGTGCAGGCATCTTGCTTTACGTCTGGATCTGGGCGTTCACAAAGTGGGACGAGACGTTGTCGGGATCGCCTTCTCGCAGAGCGCCGGTGGCATGGATTTTCGCCAGTGCCGCGTCGGCGGGGCTTCTCGTAATGGTCGTCTGGGCGCTTACCCGTGGCGCTGGCGGCATCGGCTTCGTAGTCACCGCCGACTGGAACCTGCTGCTGGCCGTAACAGCAGCGTCAGCCGTTGCAGCAGGCATTTGGGCGACGTTCATCGATGGCGCCGATACCGCCCGCGGCCCAAAACATGTGCTGTCTGTGCGACTGACTGTCACTGCGTTACTCGCAGTACTCTTCCTCGTTGAGGTGGCACTGCTCCGGCAGGGCGGGCTGTATGCCTTCGCGGGTGCGCTCATCGCGCTCGCGGGCGTCGTGCTCGTCTATTCCTCGGTGTTCATCGAGAAGATCCGGGAACTCTCCGGCGAACGAGTCAAACGCATCCGGGAAGAACAACGCAGCGAAATGGCGGCTCATCTGCACGACTCCGTGCTCCAGACACTCGCGCTCATTCAAAACCGCGCGGGCGCATCGAGCGAGGCTGCGCGCCTCGCGCGTGCGCAAGAGCGAGAGCTGCGCGCGTGGCTCTACGACGGCGATGCCCCCGCCGACAGTGACTTGCCCACCGATCTGCGGGACTATGCTGCGGCGCTTGAAATCGACTTCGCCGTGCGCATCGATGTCGTCTCTACGGGTGCCTCAGCCGAGCGGGCGAGCGGCGAACTCGCCGCGGCAGCGAGAGAAGCGATGCTCAACGCCGCGCGCCACGCCGGCGGAGAAGTCTCGGTCTACATCGAAGGCACTTCCGACTACGTCGAGGTATTCGTGCGTGACCGCGGCCCCGGCTTCGATCTCGATGCGGTGCCCGACGACCGTCTGGGTGTGCGGCAATCGATCCTCGGCCGCATTCGCCGTACCGGCGGCGCAGCGACCGTGCATGCAGGAAGCGGTGGCATCGGCGTCGATGTACATTTGCGCACGATGAACGACAACAGCAAGAGTTCGAGCGGTGCATCGTGA
- a CDS encoding LuxR C-terminal-related transcriptional regulator, with translation MVSGIRVVIVDDHSIFRSGLRADLDVTVDVVGEAADVASAIGVIVETQPDVVLLDVHLPGSAGGETVATGGEAVLRAALPQSPHTKFLALSVSDAAEDVVRVIRAGARGYITKGSSGIEVSRAALAVAGGDAVFSPRLAGFVLDAFGAVGGETATGSDELDRLSAREQEVMRLIARGYSYKEVAAELFISTKTVETHVSAVLRKLQLSSRYELTAWATERRLL, from the coding sequence ATCGTGAGCGGCATCCGAGTTGTCATCGTCGACGACCACTCGATCTTCAGATCGGGTTTGCGGGCTGACCTCGACGTCACCGTCGATGTCGTGGGCGAAGCCGCCGACGTGGCTTCCGCGATCGGGGTGATCGTCGAGACGCAGCCTGATGTCGTGCTGCTCGACGTGCACCTGCCCGGATCTGCGGGCGGGGAGACCGTGGCGACCGGGGGTGAAGCAGTGCTGCGCGCTGCGCTGCCACAGTCACCACACACGAAGTTTCTCGCATTGAGCGTGTCGGATGCCGCCGAAGATGTGGTTCGAGTCATTCGTGCTGGTGCTCGTGGCTACATCACAAAGGGCTCGTCCGGCATCGAAGTTAGTCGCGCAGCGCTCGCTGTCGCCGGCGGAGACGCCGTATTCTCGCCGCGGCTCGCTGGATTCGTGCTCGACGCGTTCGGCGCTGTAGGCGGTGAAACAGCGACAGGATCCGATGAACTCGACCGACTTTCTGCGCGCGAGCAAGAAGTGATGCGTCTCATCGCGCGCGGCTATTCCTATAAAGAAGTCGCAGCAGAGCTCTTCATCTCCACGAAAACTGTCGAGACGCACGTGTCGGCGGTGCTGCGCAAACTGCAGCTCTCGTCGCGCTACGAACTCACGGCCTGGGCAACAGAGCGGCGTCTTCTCTGA
- a CDS encoding ATP-dependent helicase, translating to MTDASAPLVVGDTSQRSDDDLLAGLNPPQLEAVTYRGQALLIVAGAGSGKTSVLTRRIASLLRSREAWPSQILAITFTNKAAGEMRERVGQLVGEAARGMWISTFHSACVRILRREAQQFGFTSAFTIYDSGDSRALLKRLVKEHEADAFGLTPAAVQGRISKLKNELADAESYARQANMSDPAERIFVEIFGDYQRALQRANAFDFDDLIAQTVYLFRAFPQVADVYRRRFRHILVDEYQDTNHAQYALIHELTRPPVGAAPEPYADSGMMIFEAPKQDSGGADAAGAALTVVGDSDQSIYAFRGADIRNISEFERDFPGAKVVLLEQNYRSTQNILSAANAVIGHNFDRKDKKLWTDSGAGEKIVGFTGYSQHDEAQFVADEIEVLHRKNVPYSEMAVFYRTNSQSRALEEIFIRSAVPYKIMGGTKFYERAEIKDALAYLVAIANPVDEMAIRRILNKPKRGIGDVTETAIARYAEENEMSFRDALANPSAMGFGPKIQKALLHLDEVLVEASALMLPATGELAPPTAVAEGLTLLLNKSGYLDALRASRDPQDEARLENVDELVAVTREFARNNPEGTIIDFLTEVALVAAADDLDDTSGSVSLMTMHTAKGLEYDSVFLTGVEEDLIPHRISANEPGGPSEERRLFYVGVTRARKRLYLSLAMTRAQFGEVTVAMPSRFLQEIPAELIEWRQSPGDVNSRGGMQSRALNARKPGSWGGRRSDDPPALAPRSTSLDKFPNRVPAKVRDNGEMELASGDRIRHDDFGEGHVDAVTGEGAKRVAHVRFEAVGAKKLLIKIAPIEKL from the coding sequence ATGACAGACGCCTCCGCACCCCTCGTTGTGGGGGACACCTCGCAACGCTCCGACGACGACCTACTCGCGGGCCTCAATCCGCCCCAGCTCGAAGCGGTGACATATCGCGGACAGGCGCTGCTCATCGTGGCCGGTGCCGGTTCCGGCAAGACGAGCGTGCTCACGCGGCGTATTGCATCGCTGCTGCGCTCGCGTGAAGCCTGGCCAAGCCAGATCCTCGCGATCACGTTCACCAATAAAGCCGCCGGTGAGATGCGTGAACGCGTCGGCCAGCTCGTGGGCGAAGCCGCTCGCGGCATGTGGATCTCGACGTTCCACTCCGCGTGCGTACGTATTCTGCGCCGTGAGGCGCAGCAGTTCGGCTTCACGAGCGCCTTCACGATTTACGACTCTGGCGATTCGCGCGCACTTTTGAAGCGCCTTGTGAAAGAACACGAAGCGGATGCCTTCGGCCTCACACCTGCGGCAGTGCAAGGCCGCATCTCCAAGCTCAAGAACGAGCTTGCCGACGCTGAATCGTACGCGCGGCAAGCCAACATGTCGGACCCCGCGGAGCGGATTTTCGTCGAGATATTCGGCGATTACCAACGCGCTCTGCAGCGGGCTAATGCCTTTGACTTTGACGACCTCATCGCCCAGACGGTTTACTTGTTCCGTGCGTTCCCGCAGGTCGCTGATGTCTATCGTCGGCGGTTCCGCCACATTCTGGTCGACGAATACCAGGACACCAACCATGCGCAGTACGCACTCATCCACGAATTGACGCGTCCGCCCGTAGGCGCAGCACCCGAGCCGTATGCCGACAGCGGCATGATGATTTTCGAGGCGCCGAAGCAAGACTCAGGCGGTGCCGATGCTGCCGGGGCTGCGCTGACCGTCGTGGGTGATTCCGACCAGTCGATCTACGCTTTTCGCGGAGCCGACATCCGCAACATCAGCGAGTTCGAGCGCGATTTCCCAGGCGCGAAGGTCGTGCTGCTCGAGCAGAACTACCGCTCGACGCAGAACATTCTCTCGGCAGCGAACGCCGTCATTGGCCACAACTTCGACCGCAAAGACAAGAAGCTGTGGACCGACAGCGGTGCCGGTGAGAAAATCGTGGGCTTCACAGGTTACTCGCAGCACGATGAGGCGCAGTTCGTCGCCGATGAGATCGAAGTGCTGCACAGGAAAAACGTGCCGTACTCCGAAATGGCCGTTTTCTACCGCACCAACTCGCAGTCTCGTGCGCTCGAAGAGATTTTCATTCGCTCGGCCGTTCCCTACAAGATCATGGGTGGCACGAAGTTCTACGAACGTGCCGAAATCAAGGACGCGCTCGCCTACCTCGTCGCCATCGCCAACCCGGTCGACGAGATGGCGATTCGCCGCATCTTGAACAAACCCAAGCGCGGTATCGGCGATGTGACCGAAACGGCCATTGCTCGATACGCCGAAGAGAACGAAATGTCGTTCCGCGATGCGCTGGCGAATCCGTCGGCGATGGGTTTCGGACCCAAGATCCAGAAGGCATTGCTGCACCTCGACGAGGTTTTAGTTGAGGCATCTGCTCTCATGCTTCCCGCCACCGGCGAGCTCGCCCCGCCGACTGCCGTTGCCGAGGGCCTCACTCTGCTCCTGAACAAGAGCGGATACCTCGACGCTTTGCGCGCGAGTCGTGACCCGCAAGACGAAGCCCGCCTCGAGAACGTCGATGAGCTCGTTGCTGTGACCCGGGAGTTCGCGAGAAACAATCCCGAAGGCACGATCATCGACTTCCTCACCGAGGTCGCTCTCGTGGCGGCAGCAGACGATCTCGACGACACCTCGGGCTCGGTGTCGCTCATGACGATGCACACGGCGAAGGGCCTCGAATACGACAGCGTGTTTCTCACCGGCGTCGAAGAAGACCTCATTCCGCACCGTATCTCGGCGAACGAACCGGGCGGTCCGTCAGAAGAGCGCCGGCTGTTCTACGTGGGTGTCACCCGCGCCCGCAAGCGGCTTTATTTGTCGCTTGCGATGACCCGGGCACAGTTCGGCGAGGTTACTGTCGCGATGCCGAGCCGTTTCTTGCAAGAGATTCCGGCGGAACTTATCGAATGGCGGCAGTCTCCGGGCGATGTCAACTCGCGCGGTGGAATGCAGTCTCGTGCTCTCAACGCGCGAAAGCCGGGCTCGTGGGGCGGTCGCCGTTCCGATGACCCGCCGGCATTGGCGCCGCGGTCGACCTCACTCGATAAGTTCCCGAACCGCGTGCCCGCCAAAGTGCGCGACAACGGCGAGATGGAATTGGCATCGGGCGACCGCATCCGTCACGACGATTTCGGTGAAGGACACGTCGACGCTGTCACTGGCGAGGGTGCGAAGCGTGTTGCTCACGTGCGTTTTGAAGCTGTCGGTGCGAAGAAGCTGCTGATCAAGATCGCTCCCATCGAAAAGCTCTAG